In Chiroxiphia lanceolata isolate bChiLan1 chromosome 9, bChiLan1.pri, whole genome shotgun sequence, one DNA window encodes the following:
- the PGM1 gene encoding phosphoglucomutase-1 isoform X1 codes for MEDAPLPVLTVPTAPYNDQKPGTSGLRKKTFYFESKTNYLQNFFQSIFFSIDLRDRQGSSLVVGGDGRYLNKSAVELIVQMAAANGIGRLVIGQNGILSTPAVSCIIRKIKAIGGIILTASHNPGGPSGDFGIKFNIANGGPAPEAITDKIFQISKKIEEYAICPDLQVDLSTIGKQQFDLENKFKPFTVEIVDSVEAYANMLRNIFDFSALKELLSGKNHLKIRIDAMHGVVGPYVKKILCEELGAPANSAVNCTPLEDFGGHHPDPNLTYAADLVQTMKTGEYDFGAAFDGDGDRNMILGKHGFFVNPSDSVAVIAANILCIPYFQQTGVRGFARSMPTSGALDRVAQATKIALYETPTGWKFFGNLMDANKLSLCGEESFGTGSDHIREKDGLWAVLAWLSILATRKQSVEDIMKDHWQKYGRNYFTRYDYEEVDADAANKMMKDLEAVMFDRSFVGKQLSCGDKAYTVEKADNFEYNDPVDGSVSKNQGLRLIFSDGSRIIFRLSGTGSAGATVRLYIDSYEKDAQKIHQDPQVMLAPLISIALKLSQLHERTGRTGPTVIT; via the exons ATGGAAGACGCTCCTCTGCCCGTGCTAACTGTGCCAACAGCCCCTTACAATGACCAGAAACCGGGAACCAGCGGATTACGGAAGAAGACCTTTTATTTTGAATCCAAGACGAACTATTTGCAGAACTTCTTCCAGagtatctttttttccatagaCCTGAGAGACCGCCAGGGATCTTCTCTGGTCGTTGGAGGTGATGGGAGGTACCTCAATAAGTCTGCAGTGGAACTGATTGTCCAAATGGCTGCTGCCAATGGG ATCGGGCGCTTGGTCATCGGGCAGAACGGGATCCTGTCCACCCCGGCCGTGTCTTGCATCATCCGGAAGATCAAGGCCATTGGGGGCATCATTCTGACAGCCAGCCACAACCCTGGGGGGCCCAGCGGGGACTTTGGCATCAAATTCAACATTGCCAATGGAG GTCCTGCTCCTGAAGCCATCACGGATAAAATTTTCCAAATCAGCAAGAAAATTGAGGAGTATGCCATCTGCCCAGATCTCCAGGTGGATTTGAGCACCATTGGGAAGCAGCAGTTTGACTTGGAGAACAAATTTAAACCCTTTACAG tggaAATTGTGGACTCTGTGGAAGCTTATGCCAACATGCTGAGGAATATCTTTGACTTCAGTGCATTAAAGGAGCTGCTTTCAGGGAAAAACCACCTCAAGATCCGCATTGACGCCATGCACGGAG TTGTGGGCCCTTATGTGAAAAAGATCCtgtgtgaggagctgggagccCCAGCAAACTCAGCTGTGAACTGCACCCCACTGGAGGACTTTGGGGGCCACCACCCTGACCCCAACTTAACCTACGCTGCCGACCTGGTCCAGACCATGAAGACGGGAGAGTATGACTTTGGAGCTGCCTTTGATGGAGATGGG GATCGCAACATGATCCTGGGAAAACACGGCTTCTTCGTGAACCCCTCCGACTCTGTGGCCGTCATCGCTGCCAACATTCTCTGCATCCCGTACTTCCAGCAGACTGGAGTCCGTGGATTTGCCCGGAGCATGCCCACCAGCGGGGCCCTCGACAG GGTGGCCCAGGCTACAAAGATCGCTCTGTATGAGACTCCAACAGGCTGGAAGTTCTTTGGAAACCTGATGGATGCAAACAAACTGTCTCTGTGTGGAGAGGAAAGTTTTGGAACTG GCTCCGACCACATCCGGGAGAAGGACGggctgtgggctgtgctggcctGGCTGTCCATCCTGGCCACCCGCAAGCAGAGCGTGGAGGACATCATGAAGGACCACTGGCAGAAGTATGGCAGGAACTACTTTACCAG GTATGACTATGAGGAGGTGGATGCAGATGCAGCCAACAAAATGATGAAGGATTTGGAGGCGGTGATGTTCGACCGCTCCTTCGTGGGGAAGCAGCTGTCGTGTGGGGACAAGGCCTACACGGTGGAGAAGGCTGATAACTTTGAGTACAACGACCCTGTGGATGGAAGTGTCTCCAAAAACCAG ggcttgCGGCTCATCTTCTCCGATGGCTCCCGGATCATCTTCCGGCTGAGCGGCACCGGCAGCGCGGGAGCCACCGTGCGGCTCTACATCGACAGCTACGAGAAGGATGCACAGAAGATCCATCAGGATCCACAG gtGATGTTGGCCCCTCTCATCTCCATTGCACTgaagctctcccagctccacgAGCGAACTGGCCGCACCGGGCCCACCGTCATCACATAG